GAGGAAGGGTTCCTTGGCCAGGGCATGTCTATCTTCCACTCCTTACTGATACGACCAGGGGAGGTGGACATTAGCACCACCCTGGTTCCAAGTATCAAGGCCTCGTCGATGCTGTGGGTGACGAAGACCACTGTCTTGGCCTCCCTTTTCCAAATGTTAAGCACCTCATTGTCCAATTTTCGCCTGGTCTGTTCATCCAAGCTGCTGAACGGTTCATCCATAAGCAAGAGGTCCGGGTCCATGGCCAGGGTACGGGCGATCGCCACTCTCTGCTTCATCCCCCCTGACAATTCGTTCGGTCTAGCATGGGAGAATTCCTCCAGTCCTACCAATCTCAGGTATTCCAGGGCCTTGGCCTCCCTCTCTCGGCGGCCTCCCCAAACATTTTGCAGGGAGAAGGTAACGTTCTGCAACACGGTCATCCAGGGGTAAAGGCTAGGTTCCTGGAAGACCACACCCCTGCTGGGAGAGGGACCGCTGACCTCATCTCCTTTGAAGAGAACCTCTCCCGACGTTGGCGTCTCGAATCCAGCCAATAGGTCGAGGGTGGTGCTCTTGCCGCATCCGCTGGAGCCGATGAGACATAGGAACTCACCTTCTTCGATGTCCAGGGAGACATCGTTCAGGGCCACCAGTCCTTTGCCCGTACGTGGGTTCACGAACGCCTTCGAGACGTGACGAAGAGAAGCAAGCATGTTCAGTCCTCCCGGTCCAATCCCAGGCGGTTACGTACCAGGTCCTCCAACTTCACGAACAGGAGCTTTTCTATGGTCAGGCCGATCAAGCAGATGACGATGATGCTGACGAAGGCCGCGGTGAAATCCAAATTGTATCTGGACTGGAATATGGAATAGCCCAGTCCGACAGCCACACCAACCACCATCTCCGCGGCTATGAGCACCCTCCATCCGTTGGCCAGGCCTAGGCGCATGCCTGTGATGATCGAAAGTGCCGCGCCGGGAATGAGGACCTTCGTGAATAGGGAAAGACGGTCCTTGCCGGACATGAGAGCGACCCGTGTATGGATCGGTGGGACCTGACGAATGCCTCCGGCGGTATTGATGACCACAGGTGGTAGGACCGTGACCAGAATGATGAAGACCGTCGCCGATTCTCCCAGTCCGAAAATGAGCATGGCGATGGGGATCCAGGCCAGACCGGGGATCATCTGCAGGATGTATATGGAGACCATACCGACATCGTGCAGTCGGTTCAAGGTGCCGAACAAAAGTCCTATGGTTACCCCGAGAACAAGGGCGATAACGTAACCCAGCCCCCACCTGTACAAGGAGGCTTGGGCGTGCGCGTAGATGTTCTCCCCGTTCACCTCTGCGCCGCCCAAGGACTGCCACAGGCTGGCGAACGCCTCCAGTGGGGTGGGGAAGGCCACACCCCTCAGGGAAATCATGGTCTCGGCCAATATCCACCATATTGCGATAATGAGGAGCACGCCCAGGGTAGCATTGACCAAGTCCTTTGCGAGCAATCTCCTTTTTTCCGGACGGAAGTCGAAATGAGATCGTCCTTCTCGCAGCGCCTCCAACACCGCCTCGGGGCGGTCTACTGTTCTATCTTCGACCAGATGACCACGCTCTTTGACATATGAATTTATTATTTGATAATAAACTCAATTAATGTTTGTGAATAACTAATAAACTATTTAATTCTTCAGAAGGAGTGTTGGACATCCCCTTATTTATCGCCGGACGTGCAGAATTTTTAAATACGCTCGATGGATAAGAGCATCCGCTAGGCTAGACCGGGACGGTCGGCGTGTCCTTATACACCGTAATCGTCGATATGCGGGGGTGACAGCGGGGGACGTCGTATCCGGAGCGTTAGAGGCCTAATCATTGGCGCTGAGGCCCTGTCCTACGGGGTCGGTGGCAGCATCGCGGTGCAGCTGGAGGGCGGCACACCTTGCTCTGATCGTGGGGAACGGGTCAGGCCCTGACGGGAACAGCCTTACCACGGATTACTTACGCTCGAAGGGGAGCGGGGCTGAGTCAGTGATTGGACAACCTCTATCGGTTCGAGCGGCAACCTCCGTCGCCTAGCACTTTTTTTTATTTCCCAAGCTCTACGGATTCCCAACCGACGGTGGATGTTGGTTTGCAACCGGTGATGATCTCCTTATCAAAATCGAACATTACCGCGTTCTGCTCTCCCTGCTTCACAATAAGTTGTTTTCCACCGTCCACCTTACCGATGATAGAACTGGTGACACCTACCGATGCGTACATTTCGATGATGCGCTGTGAGTGGATGGGGTCACAAGTGACGACGTAACCGCAGCCTTGATATGATTTCAACCATTGCGTCTGTTCCACCCCCGCAGGTCGAGGTATGCGGTCCAAGTCGACCAACGCTCCCTTTCCACTGGTCTCAAGTAACATGCCCAGTGTTCCAAGGGTACCGGGATTGCTGATATCCTTGCCCGAGTGGACCAACCCTTGCTTGGCGATCTTGTTCATTATGAGCATTTGTCGTCTCAGTATGGGGGATTCCTTCCTGGAGGTGGTGTCCCACGCATATGGTAGTGCGTCGGGATAGAAGCCATCTAGGTCCATACCCACGATGACATCGTCCCCTTCCAGGGCCGTGTGGCTAAAGATGGCCTCTCCAAACTCTGCTGTTCCTATGATGGCGATATCGATGGCGTCGTAATCACAATCTGGATGGGTATGGCCGCCAACAATAGGTACACCGAACTTTTTGACAGCCGATTCCATTCCTTTCATTACTTGAGAGCAGACGCGATTGTCCTTGACGGATAATATGTCCAGCATAGCTATAGGAACTCCACCCATAGCTGCAATATCATGAATATTGACCAGAACTGCGTAGTATCCGGCATAGAACGGATTGGTGCGCATCAGTGCCGGCATGATACCATCGGCGGCCAATAAGAGTAGATTTCCTCCCTGCTCGATCACCGCGGCATCCTCTCCATAGGAAGCAAGGATCTTGGTGTACGATTGTTTTGGGAAGAAATTGATGATAGCTGATATGCTTTTCTTCCTGGTCACTCCGGGGAAGTTCTTCAAACCCTCGACCAGGCTATTCAGGTCCATATCTCCCGATATAACATTTGTAGATTTATACATTATTTCCAGTAAATCATAACTCCAGTTTCGTTTGTTTAGTTTCCCTGACCAAATAAGTGGCCTCGGTATCGATAACGACAATTTGAACGATCAAACTTTGATACTCTTCTTCAAGCTCGTTGTTCGATGGTACATAGGCCTTACTACTGGTCGGTATCTTGAATCCCGCCTTGATCATGAACTTACGAGCTTCAGAAAGTTCTTCTTCTCGTGCTTGAATTCCGGGTGACGCATCCAATACTCTTGCTCTTTCCAGTTCTTCCTTGAATATCGGTCTCTTGAATAGTTTGTATAAGGTGTACAGGGTCAATTCCGCGTTCTTGTCTCCAACAATGGATCTCGCCTGTTCTGCTACCTTGATATAAATGTCCCTCTCTTTTCCGACTATGGGGGTATATATTTTCGCAGGAGGGACATCCCTTTCCTTGAGCACGTTAAGATCTGTCATCGCTCTTAGATAACCGGTCAAGGTCAAACGATGCATATCATAACCTCTTTTCTTCAGCTCTCGTGAGAGGTAGCTTATAGACCTTCCTTCTTCAGACAATATGGTAATGATAATCTGCCTAAGATCGCGGTCTGGATGAAACATATATGAACAGATATGGTAACAGATATGGTAATAATATACCTTTCCAAACACGATTGACAGGTGTTAATTGGTTACAGATTTAGTGCAAAAATTCATTTAAACCTAAGAACGGAATGACATATTCCCAAGTTTGAATGAAGTGAACGGACTATCTAAATAGGTCCCTCTTTTTCATTTAATAATAGAGAACGTGAGATGATGAAAAGCTCTGAAGCCCCCCGGAACGTACGAGCGTCAACCGAAACAGGAACGACTCTGATAAGCGATAGAGAGTCGACCGAATTATCCCTGTTCGTTCGAACCTCAGACGAAGAGATCAAGAAATGGGATAAAAGTCGGATATTCGAGGCTCTGATGAGAGAGACCGATATCAGCGAGGATGCCGCCGCCATCGTAGCCCGGGAGGTGGAGAAGCTTATTGGGGAACTACAGCTGGATGTCATAACCGCCCCACTCATTCGTGAATTGACCAATGCTAAGTTGGTAGAGTATGGTCTAGCCAAGATCCGTAGGCAGCACACCCGATTGGGAGTGCCTTTATATGACGCCAGACAGATCATTATGAGCCCGAACAAGGAGAACGCAAACGTTCCTCATGGGCCAGAAGCCACCAATCTAACACTGGCAGAGCAGATAAAGAAGGAGTTCGCCCTGTTAGAGGTGTTCTCTCAAGATCTGGCAGACGCACACATGCGAGGGGACATCCACCTTCACGACCTAGGCATGATCGATCGTCCCTATTGCAGCGGTCAATCAATAGAATACGTGAAGAAGTTCGGCCTCAACCTGCCGAACGCCATATCCATCGCTAAACCGGCCAAACATCCAGAGGTACTTATCGAGCAGGTGGTCAAGTTCTCAGCCGCCTTGCAAGGCAATTTCGCTGGAGCTATTGGCTGGGACGCCTTCAACCTGTTCCTCGCTCCATACTTGGTTGGAGTGGACGATGCTCGCATGAAGCAGTTGGCTCAGATACTCATTTTTGAGTTCGCACAACAGGCCGTCGCCCGTGGTGGGCAGTCCATATTCAGCGACCTGAACCTTTATTGGGAGGTACCGGACCACTTCCAGAACGTGGATGCCATCGGGCCTAATGGTCAGTTCACCGGTAAGGTCTACGGCGACTATGCCGAGGAGAGTCAGAGATTCGTCAACGCACTGTTCGATGTATACTTGGAAGGAGATGCCATGGGGCGGCCGTTCTTCTTCCCCAAACCGAACGTGCACATGACTGAGAAATTCTTCAAGACCGAAGGGCACGAAGCGTTCCTAAATAAGATATGCAACACCGCTACTGAGAAGGGCAACACGTATTTCGTGTTCGATCGCGGGGGAACCGCCAAGATATCCGAATGCTGCCGTTTGACCTTTAAACTGGACGATAACGATCTGAACGACGCGAAGACACCTTGGAAGATGAGGTACTCCGCGATGCAGAACGTCACCATCAACTTGCCGCGCATCGCTTACGAAGCTCACCAGGACGATGAGAAGCTCTTCAAATTGCTGGAGGAAAGGATCGAACTGGTCGCCCAAGCGCATCTTCAGAAGCGCGAATTTATTGGTAAATTGCTGGAAATGGGTAAATACGGTCCGCTGGCGCTGCTCACCATGAACTTGGATGGGGAACAGTACTATCGCTTCAACAAAGCATCCTTCCTCATAGGGATGGTCGGACTGAACGAACTTGTCCAATACCATACTGGCGAGCAGATGCACGAGAGCAAAAATGCCACCATGTTCGGTCTCAAGGTCATTTCGGTCATGAAAAAATATTCCGAGGTCATTGGTCAAAAATATGGTATCAAGATGCCTCTGGAGCAGACCCCTGCCGAGAGCACAGCCTACCGTTTCGCCAAGCTAGACATGAAATACTACCCGCTACAGGCGCCGACGGTCATCCGTGGCAACAAGAGCATCGGGGAGATATACTACACCAACTCCACCTACCTCAACGTGGGGGCACAGATCAGCGCCATCGAGAGAGTGAAGGCCGAGGGCCTGTTCCATCCGTTGATAGAGGCGGGGGCGCTCTCCCACGTTTGGTTGGGGGAGCACAAGCCTTCCGCGGAGAGTCTGGCTGCCTTCGTGATTAAAACCTTCAAGCACACTCAGAACTCGCAGATCGCCTTCAGCCCGGAGTTCACCTCCTGTCTCAGTTGCGGTAAGACCGCCCGGGGACTTAGGGATACATGTTCCTATTGCCACTCGCCAAACGTCGAAGGGATCACCCGTGTCACTGGGTTCTTCTCGAAGACCTCTGGTTGGAACAAGGGGAAGCTGGGAGAATTGAAAGAGAGGACACGCAACAACATCTCTTGAACGAGAAACGGTCGGGCTCCACCCACCTCTTTTTTTCTTTTTTTTATTTTTACCGATAAAGAGCAAATGTCATCCTTTTCACGATCAATGTTCAATAGTGAACCCTTCAGTCATTTCTTAGGCGATCTGGGAGGGTTCTTGAAAAGTATTATGTATCGTTAACACAGAAATGTAATACTGGAGTTTGAGCACATGGTGCATCTACAGGTCTCCGAGCATCGTGCGATCAACATTCGTAGGCGAAGCCTTTGCGATAATTGCTCGATAAAGAACTGTAACTCTTTTAGTCAAGGCAGGGTGATCGAATGCAACCAGTTCAAACCACCCTTTGTCGTATTCATGAAGTGCCGGGATTGCGGAGCCATCTACGATCCTTATCAGAACATTCGTTCCTTGGACTATGAGCTATGCTCGGAGTGCAACCACGCTGAAAGGGACCCCTTCCCCATCGCGTTGGTATGCTGTCCATGATCAGCCCAACAATCTCGGTCCAATGAGCTGCCAGACGATCAGGAACAGCACGAACATCGCCAGCAGATAGGTGATCGTATTAGTGTACTTCGTCCTCTCTTCCGATGAGGCGTTCCCCTTGAAACGCTTGACAATCGAATCAATACCATCGCGGAAGAGAAATCCTCCATCCAGTGGTACAGCCGGCAGTACGTTGGTAAGGCCGACCATCAAATTTATCCAGAATATCCAGTAAATGCTGTTGGCCAGGATCCAGAAGATATCCACCGGCAGGGCTCCCCATATTCCCGAGGCTTCGAACAGATCGGTGACCGGGCTCTGTATCGGGGAAAGTCCCTGGAACGGGAGGGCGATATATCCAAGGGATGACGCGATTATCGAGCTGAGATCATCAGCCCCCTTGTACGGGGTTGCTAAAAGTTCGACGATCACCTCGGGGCTGTTAACCCCGGCCCCCAAGTATGCTGAGTTAATGCCCATGAACCCGTAGTCTTGGAAATCGTCGTTAATTGATGCTGGACTTACGGTCTCGTAGTAATTCAGCCGGCTAACTAAAGTGATCGATGTGACGGACGTATCGACCACATAATCCTGTACATTTTCGTCATATGAAAGAACGGTGGCGTTTATCGTCTGACCACCATGGGTCTGTTTCAGTACGTTCACCAGACCATTCTCGTTGATGATCACGGTATCGTTGAGGGAATAGAGCATCATCCCGGACCTCATTCCAGCGTCATCGGCAGGATATCCCGCAGATATGGTGGTCAGTACCACCCCGGACGTCATCGTTGCTGTTGATATCTCATCATTGAAATAATAGGTGACGTTGACCTTGGACCCGGGGTCTGGAGCGTTATAGGATGAGAAATCTTCATATGAACTGATCTCCACATCATTTATCTCCACGATCTGAGCTCCGAACTTTAATCCCGCCATGTCGGCTGGCCCGTCGTTACTGACACTTATCACGATCGGATTATCCCTTATCGGTTCGACGTTGGCCATCATCGCTGATGAGAATATGAGGGCGCATACCAGACCTACGATGATGTTCGTGGCCGGTCCTACAGCGTAAACGTTCATACGTTTACGCTTTTCCACTTTACCTAGAGCTTCCTCGTCCGGTTCCACGAAGGCCCCCATAGGCACGATGAGAAGTAAAACTCCCATGGAGCGGATGGCCATGCCTCCCACGCGTGTGAGGATCCCGTGGGCGAACTCGTGAATTACGATGGCCACCACTAAACCCAGTATACCATACCACAAGGGGATGATCGGATTTATGCCCGGTATGCCCAAGATCATCTCCGGACCGGGAGCGCTCTCTGCAGGAATGCGATAGACGATGGTCGCTTCCCAGATCAACAACGCCATCATTAGGAACATGACCACTAAGCAAAGCCATTTGGAAACCACGGCATAATATTGCCAGAACCGCTTCGGTCTGGCTAGCCGATCGATGAAGTTCTTGCCACCTTGGGTCCTCCACATGAGAAATGGCCCGTAGGCGCTCATGCCATACTTCTTGAGCCATCCCCTTCGGTCAGCCATTCGCACAAAGGTAATGAATGCGATAATAGCGAACAGGACCAGCAGCAGGTCTTCGTACATCATTTGGCAGGAACAGAGCCTGGGTATAAAATACCTAACGCTCTCGGATCTCCCACACGTCCTCTGCCATGCCTGTATACAAGGTTTTGGGGTCGTTAGGGTCCAGGGGAACTTCGTCGGGAATATTTGCCACGCGTTTGATCTGGTCCTTTTTCAAGATCCAGTAATGAATACGCCATAGCTTCCC
The sequence above is a segment of the Methanomassiliicoccales archaeon genome. Coding sequences within it:
- a CDS encoding methanogenesis marker 2 protein, with translation MDLNSLVEGLKNFPGVTRKKSISAIINFFPKQSYTKILASYGEDAAVIEQGGNLLLLAADGIMPALMRTNPFYAGYYAVLVNIHDIAAMGGVPIAMLDILSVKDNRVCSQVMKGMESAVKKFGVPIVGGHTHPDCDYDAIDIAIIGTAEFGEAIFSHTALEGDDVIVGMDLDGFYPDALPYAWDTTSRKESPILRRQMLIMNKIAKQGLVHSGKDISNPGTLGTLGMLLETSGKGALVDLDRIPRPAGVEQTQWLKSYQGCGYVVTCDPIHSQRIIEMYASVGVTSSIIGKVDGGKQLIVKQGEQNAVMFDFDKEIITGCKPTSTVGWESVELGK
- a CDS encoding ABC transporter ATP-binding protein, whose amino-acid sequence is MLASLRHVSKAFVNPRTGKGLVALNDVSLDIEEGEFLCLIGSSGCGKSTTLDLLAGFETPTSGEVLFKGDEVSGPSPSRGVVFQEPSLYPWMTVLQNVTFSLQNVWGGRREREAKALEYLRLVGLEEFSHARPNELSGGMKQRVAIARTLAMDPDLLLMDEPFSSLDEQTRRKLDNEVLNIWKREAKTVVFVTHSIDEALILGTRVVLMSTSPGRISKEWKIDMPWPRNPSSPEMVRLKEEMIRCLQVCSCAQSAPSVSFINFDKVT
- a CDS encoding site-2 protease family protein, with protein sequence MMYEDLLLVLFAIIAFITFVRMADRRGWLKKYGMSAYGPFLMWRTQGGKNFIDRLARPKRFWQYYAVVSKWLCLVVMFLMMALLIWEATIVYRIPAESAPGPEMILGIPGINPIIPLWYGILGLVVAIVIHEFAHGILTRVGGMAIRSMGVLLLIVPMGAFVEPDEEALGKVEKRKRMNVYAVGPATNIIVGLVCALIFSSAMMANVEPIRDNPIVISVSNDGPADMAGLKFGAQIVEINDVEISSYEDFSSYNAPDPGSKVNVTYYFNDEISTATMTSGVVLTTISAGYPADDAGMRSGMMLYSLNDTVIINENGLVNVLKQTHGGQTINATVLSYDENVQDYVVDTSVTSITLVSRLNYYETVSPASINDDFQDYGFMGINSAYLGAGVNSPEVIVELLATPYKGADDLSSIIASSLGYIALPFQGLSPIQSPVTDLFEASGIWGALPVDIFWILANSIYWIFWINLMVGLTNVLPAVPLDGGFLFRDGIDSIVKRFKGNASSEERTKYTNTITYLLAMFVLFLIVWQLIGPRLLG
- the nrdD gene encoding anaerobic ribonucleoside-triphosphate reductase; translation: MRETDISEDAAAIVAREVEKLIGELQLDVITAPLIRELTNAKLVEYGLAKIRRQHTRLGVPLYDARQIIMSPNKENANVPHGPEATNLTLAEQIKKEFALLEVFSQDLADAHMRGDIHLHDLGMIDRPYCSGQSIEYVKKFGLNLPNAISIAKPAKHPEVLIEQVVKFSAALQGNFAGAIGWDAFNLFLAPYLVGVDDARMKQLAQILIFEFAQQAVARGGQSIFSDLNLYWEVPDHFQNVDAIGPNGQFTGKVYGDYAEESQRFVNALFDVYLEGDAMGRPFFFPKPNVHMTEKFFKTEGHEAFLNKICNTATEKGNTYFVFDRGGTAKISECCRLTFKLDDNDLNDAKTPWKMRYSAMQNVTINLPRIAYEAHQDDEKLFKLLEERIELVAQAHLQKREFIGKLLEMGKYGPLALLTMNLDGEQYYRFNKASFLIGMVGLNELVQYHTGEQMHESKNATMFGLKVISVMKKYSEVIGQKYGIKMPLEQTPAESTAYRFAKLDMKYYPLQAPTVIRGNKSIGEIYYTNSTYLNVGAQISAIERVKAEGLFHPLIEAGALSHVWLGEHKPSAESLAAFVIKTFKHTQNSQIAFSPEFTSCLSCGKTARGLRDTCSYCHSPNVEGITRVTGFFSKTSGWNKGKLGELKERTRNNIS
- a CDS encoding ABC transporter permease, whose translation is MVNATLGVLLIIAIWWILAETMISLRGVAFPTPLEAFASLWQSLGGAEVNGENIYAHAQASLYRWGLGYVIALVLGVTIGLLFGTLNRLHDVGMVSIYILQMIPGLAWIPIAMLIFGLGESATVFIILVTVLPPVVINTAGGIRQVPPIHTRVALMSGKDRLSLFTKVLIPGAALSIITGMRLGLANGWRVLIAAEMVVGVAVGLGYSIFQSRYNLDFTAAFVSIIVICLIGLTIEKLLFVKLEDLVRNRLGLDRED